In a genomic window of Polycladomyces abyssicola:
- a CDS encoding long-chain-fatty-acid--CoA ligase, whose translation MSSPYADKPWLASYPPYVPQKLPLPKMSMIGCFEESVKRRPEQAAVHYFDHSISYQELDDMAEAFAVLLAEWGVGKGDRVAVYMQNNPQFLIAQYGAWKRGAIMVPLNPMFKEKELEYHLNDSGAKVLICLESLYAAVAKQVVAKTMVEHVVTTHEADLLPKGMKESIILLENSDKQQFAETTDMIKAVQKRLNRKTPREEVTPEDIAYLVYTSGTTGLPKGAKSLHKNIAFNAEVYRTWMQLGDEDCVLGVAPLFHITGIVGHIAVAGLAGIPLVLFHRFDVKEMLRLVEKWRPTFTVGSITVYIALMNHPDAEKVDLSSLKKCYSGGAPIAPSITDQFMEKFGIYIHNIYGLTESNSPTHAVPFGARAPVDPESGALSVGIPVPNCEAKLVDLADPSKEVAAGEKGEFAVRGPMIFAGYWNKPDETKKAFHDGWFLTGDVVKMDEKGWFYVVDRKKDMIIASGFKVWPRDVEDVLYQHPAVKEAAVVGVPHPYRGETVRAYVSLKEGFEVTEEELIQFCKERMADYKYPREIVFLKELPKTATGKFLRRQLRDQAREEALKQQKA comes from the coding sequence ATGTCTTCTCCTTACGCAGACAAACCCTGGCTTGCATCGTACCCTCCTTATGTTCCACAGAAACTTCCTCTGCCGAAAATGAGTATGATCGGTTGTTTCGAAGAGTCGGTGAAGCGGCGTCCTGAGCAGGCTGCTGTCCATTATTTCGATCACTCCATTTCCTATCAGGAGCTGGATGACATGGCAGAAGCCTTCGCTGTTCTCCTGGCGGAATGGGGAGTGGGCAAAGGGGATCGGGTGGCTGTCTACATGCAGAACAACCCCCAGTTCCTCATCGCCCAGTACGGCGCCTGGAAGCGCGGCGCGATCATGGTACCCCTCAATCCGATGTTCAAGGAAAAGGAGTTGGAGTACCACTTAAACGACTCCGGCGCAAAGGTTTTGATCTGTCTGGAGTCCCTCTACGCAGCAGTGGCCAAGCAAGTGGTGGCGAAGACCATGGTGGAACACGTGGTCACCACCCATGAGGCTGACCTGCTTCCGAAGGGGATGAAGGAATCCATCATCCTGCTCGAAAACTCTGATAAGCAGCAGTTTGCCGAAACCACCGACATGATAAAGGCGGTGCAAAAGAGGTTGAACCGAAAAACCCCCCGGGAGGAGGTCACCCCTGAGGACATCGCCTACTTGGTGTACACCTCCGGCACCACGGGCCTTCCCAAGGGGGCAAAAAGCCTTCACAAGAACATCGCGTTTAACGCTGAGGTGTATCGAACCTGGATGCAGCTGGGAGACGAGGACTGCGTGTTGGGTGTGGCCCCTTTGTTCCACATCACCGGCATCGTGGGCCATATCGCCGTGGCGGGCCTTGCCGGTATCCCCCTGGTGCTGTTCCATCGATTTGACGTCAAGGAGATGCTGCGTCTCGTCGAAAAGTGGCGGCCCACCTTCACTGTAGGCTCCATCACTGTCTACATCGCCCTGATGAACCATCCCGATGCTGAAAAGGTCGATCTTTCTTCTTTGAAAAAATGCTATAGCGGTGGTGCTCCCATCGCCCCCAGCATCACCGATCAGTTTATGGAGAAGTTCGGCATTTATATCCACAACATTTACGGGCTGACAGAAAGCAACTCCCCCACCCACGCCGTGCCCTTTGGTGCCCGAGCGCCGGTAGATCCAGAGAGTGGAGCCCTGTCGGTGGGCATTCCCGTCCCCAACTGCGAAGCGAAGCTGGTGGACCTCGCAGACCCCTCCAAGGAGGTCGCCGCCGGGGAGAAAGGAGAATTTGCCGTGCGGGGTCCGATGATCTTCGCCGGTTACTGGAACAAGCCCGATGAGACGAAAAAAGCCTTCCACGACGGATGGTTCCTCACCGGAGACGTGGTCAAGATGGATGAAAAGGGCTGGTTTTACGTTGTTGACCGGAAAAAGGACATGATCATCGCCTCCGGCTTCAAGGTGTGGCCTCGGGATGTGGAGGACGTCCTGTATCAGCATCCCGCTGTGAAGGAGGCGGCGGTGGTCGGCGTTCCCCACCCTTACCGAGGGGAGACGGTAAGAGCTTATGTTTCTCTTAAGGAAGGGTTTGAGGTAACGGAGGAGGAGTTGATCCAATTCTGTAAGGAGCGGATGGCGGATTACAAGTACCCCCGGGAGATCGTCTTTCTGAAGGAATTGCCCAAGACGGCCACGGGCAAATTCCTTCGCCGGCAGCTCAGAGACCAGGCGAGGGAGGAAGCTTTGAAGCAGCAAAAAGCGTAA
- a CDS encoding 3-hydroxyacyl-CoA dehydrogenase NAD-binding domain-containing protein, giving the protein MFQIDPCKTGQSIRPMARLENWDAADLVIEAIPERLALKQALFSQLDELAKLEAILASNTSSLETVIAKDHPVLWSITSTGNLV; this is encoded by the coding sequence ATTTTTCAGATAGATCCTTGCAAAACCGGTCAAAGCATTCGCCCAATGGCTCGGCTGGAGAACTGGGATGCGGCAGATCTTGTAATCGAAGCAATTCCGGAAAGACTTGCTCTTAAGCAAGCGCTGTTCAGCCAATTGGACGAATTGGCCAAACTAGAGGCGATTCTGGCAAGCAACACCTCATCTCTGGAAACGGTGATCGCAAAAGATCACCCGGTTTTATGGTCGATCACATCCACCGGAAATTTGGTTTAG
- a CDS encoding ABC transporter ATP-binding protein → MAEILAVQDLTKRFGGLTAVDGVTFTVNAGDILGIIGPNGAGKTTLFNLITGFLRPDRGTVIFRNQPITGWKAHRISRLGLTRTFQITKPFGNLDVRDNVAVAALRSTGSLKEARDVADEVLGFVGLESYRHHETDTLPIGLKKKLELAKALATRPSLLFLDEVMGGLSAEEVRDLIHVLHKIHDAGTTLVVIEHVLPVITELCNRVIVLHHGAMLTQGPSKEVLRHPEVVKAYLGEVHPDAHN, encoded by the coding sequence ATGGCTGAAATATTGGCGGTGCAGGACCTGACCAAGAGATTCGGGGGATTGACCGCTGTCGATGGTGTTACTTTCACCGTCAACGCGGGAGACATTTTGGGGATCATTGGCCCGAACGGAGCGGGGAAAACCACATTGTTCAACTTGATTACCGGCTTTTTGCGCCCAGATCGGGGAACCGTCATTTTCCGGAACCAACCGATCACCGGATGGAAGGCGCACCGGATCAGTCGTCTGGGATTAACCCGGACTTTTCAAATCACGAAACCTTTCGGAAATTTGGATGTTCGGGACAACGTGGCCGTGGCCGCTCTCCGTTCAACCGGTTCCTTAAAAGAAGCTCGTGACGTTGCGGATGAGGTGCTGGGTTTTGTCGGACTGGAATCCTACCGACACCACGAAACGGACACATTACCCATCGGGTTGAAAAAGAAGCTGGAACTGGCTAAGGCATTGGCTACCCGACCTTCTTTACTGTTTTTGGACGAGGTGATGGGAGGGCTTTCCGCAGAAGAAGTACGGGATCTCATCCACGTTTTGCACAAGATCCATGATGCGGGTACGACGTTGGTGGTGATCGAACATGTTCTCCCGGTGATCACGGAGTTGTGTAATCGGGTGATCGTACTGCATCACGGGGCCATGCTTACCCAAGGTCCGTCCAAAGAGGTACTTCGCCATCCGGAAGTGGTTAAAGCGTATTTGGGGGAGGTGCACCCGGATGCTCACAATTGA
- a CDS encoding acyl-CoA dehydrogenase family protein, which yields MFDFSYSEDQLAVKKLVRKFVDKEIMPNIEKWDEDQHFENSIIDKLADLGLMGVCIPEQYGGQGMDYITLAIVCSELERGDTAFRTLVSVHTALNSMTLLQWGNEFQKEKYLKPQAQGKKVGAFGLTEPNAGSDVGAIQTRAIKDGDSYILNGSKTWISLCGVADHFLIFAKTSPDQGHRGISCFIVERTYPGVTTRGFKNKLGIRAGNTGEVFLEDVRVPAENLVGEEGEGFKIAMSALDNGRFSVAAGAVGLIDACIEASVKYAHERETFGKSIGKHQMVQQMIAKMVAGYEASKLLVYRVGWMKNKGIRNTRETSLAKWFACDAAFNAAVDAVQIHGANGYSHEFPVERYMRNAKALVIYEGTREIHQVMQAEYALGYRKDKELRKNLPAWPFEEAKKLV from the coding sequence ATGTTTGACTTCTCTTATTCGGAAGACCAACTGGCTGTCAAGAAGCTGGTACGGAAATTCGTGGATAAGGAAATCATGCCGAACATCGAAAAATGGGATGAAGATCAACACTTTGAAAACAGCATTATCGATAAGTTGGCAGATCTCGGGCTTATGGGTGTCTGCATCCCGGAACAGTACGGTGGCCAAGGTATGGACTACATCACTTTGGCCATCGTCTGTTCCGAACTGGAGCGCGGAGACACTGCGTTCCGGACGCTCGTCTCCGTTCACACAGCGCTGAACAGCATGACGCTGTTGCAATGGGGAAATGAATTTCAGAAAGAAAAGTATCTCAAGCCACAGGCGCAAGGGAAGAAAGTGGGCGCTTTTGGTTTAACGGAACCGAACGCCGGGTCCGATGTGGGAGCCATTCAAACCCGGGCCATCAAGGATGGGGACTCCTACATTCTAAATGGAAGTAAAACCTGGATCTCACTGTGTGGCGTCGCCGATCATTTCCTCATTTTTGCCAAAACCTCTCCGGATCAAGGACACCGTGGAATCTCCTGCTTTATCGTGGAAAGGACCTATCCCGGGGTCACGACCCGTGGATTCAAGAACAAATTGGGCATCCGCGCCGGGAATACGGGTGAAGTGTTCTTGGAAGACGTGCGAGTCCCCGCTGAGAATCTCGTAGGCGAAGAAGGCGAAGGTTTTAAGATTGCCATGTCCGCTTTGGATAACGGCCGCTTTAGCGTTGCCGCCGGCGCTGTAGGATTGATTGATGCCTGTATCGAAGCAAGCGTCAAGTATGCCCACGAACGGGAAACCTTCGGGAAATCCATCGGGAAACATCAAATGGTTCAGCAAATGATTGCCAAAATGGTGGCAGGCTACGAGGCCTCCAAGCTTCTGGTCTACCGGGTCGGCTGGATGAAAAACAAAGGGATCCGCAATACCCGGGAGACTTCCCTCGCCAAATGGTTCGCTTGTGATGCCGCATTCAATGCTGCCGTGGATGCGGTTCAGATTCACGGGGCTAACGGCTATTCTCATGAGTTTCCGGTAGAGCGGTATATGAGAAACGCCAAAGCCCTCGTTATCTATGAAGGAACCAGAGAAATCCATCAAGTGATGCAAGCAGAGTACGCTTTGGGTTACCGAAAAGACAAGGAACTACGTAAAAATCTGCCCGCATGGCCCTTTGAAGAGGCGAAGAAACTGGTTTAA
- a CDS encoding acyl-CoA thioesterase yields MFVTRIRPRVSETDGVGHINNTSIPIWFESGRDEIFRLFTPDFSFKNWKLVLVNMSIDFVNETFYGQEVEVQTWIKKIGNTSFQIEEELYQDNELRARGVCTYVHYNFVERKPEPIPQHIRIQLEKHLR; encoded by the coding sequence ATGTTTGTCACGAGGATTCGTCCGCGTGTATCTGAGACTGATGGAGTCGGTCACATCAATAACACGAGCATACCAATTTGGTTTGAATCAGGTAGAGATGAAATTTTTCGTTTATTTACACCCGATTTCTCATTTAAGAATTGGAAATTGGTCTTGGTTAACATGAGCATAGACTTTGTAAACGAAACCTTCTACGGTCAGGAAGTGGAGGTTCAAACGTGGATCAAGAAGATTGGCAATACAAGTTTTCAAATAGAAGAGGAGTTGTATCAAGACAATGAATTACGGGCGCGAGGAGTATGCACATACGTCCATTACAATTTTGTGGAGCGAAAACCGGAACCAATCCCGCAGCACATTCGGATACAACTAGAGAAACATCTGCGCTGA
- a CDS encoding zinc-dependent alcohol dehydrogenase family protein, protein MKVRAAVLYEMNLPSPYKDSRPLRIETLDLDSPQMGEVLIRIRAAGLCHSDLSVINGSRPRPMPMALGHEAAGEVVEVGPGVTDLRPGDHVVCAFVPSCGHCLPCQEGRPALCEPGAVANNAGTLLYGERRLHKDGTDIHHHLGISGFAEYAVVARKSLIKVDPEVPFDEVAVFGCAVMTGVGAVVNTARVPVGSSVAVVGLGGVGLSAILGAIVAGARRIIAVDVNPAKLKMALELGATDAFDARDPEVTQQIRAATNGGVEFAIETAGAVPAMQTAFAITRRGGTTVTAGLPHPEHHFSFPHVLLTAEERTIKGSYVGSCVPARDIPRFIELYKQGRLPVNRLLTDRLRLEDINEGFDRLDRGEVSRLVVMM, encoded by the coding sequence ATGAAAGTACGCGCCGCCGTCCTGTATGAAATGAATCTGCCGTCTCCTTACAAGGATAGTCGGCCACTTCGAATAGAAACGCTCGACCTTGACTCGCCCCAAATGGGCGAAGTGCTGATTCGCATACGAGCCGCTGGTTTGTGCCACTCAGACCTGTCTGTCATTAATGGCAGCCGGCCCCGTCCGATGCCGATGGCCCTCGGTCACGAAGCAGCGGGTGAAGTCGTGGAAGTGGGGCCTGGTGTAACCGATCTCCGTCCTGGTGATCATGTTGTCTGTGCCTTTGTGCCCAGTTGCGGACACTGCCTACCCTGCCAAGAAGGGCGCCCAGCCCTCTGTGAACCGGGCGCTGTTGCCAATAACGCAGGGACTCTATTGTACGGGGAGAGAAGATTACACAAAGACGGGACGGACATTCATCACCACCTAGGTATATCGGGATTTGCGGAGTATGCGGTCGTAGCGAGGAAATCCTTGATCAAGGTCGATCCGGAAGTGCCATTTGATGAAGTGGCAGTCTTCGGATGTGCGGTTATGACTGGAGTTGGAGCTGTGGTGAATACTGCCCGCGTACCGGTGGGCAGCAGTGTAGCTGTTGTCGGTCTGGGCGGAGTCGGCCTGAGCGCCATACTTGGTGCCATCGTAGCTGGGGCAAGGCGCATCATAGCTGTGGATGTAAATCCTGCAAAACTAAAGATGGCACTGGAACTGGGGGCTACCGATGCATTTGATGCACGAGATCCAGAAGTGACACAACAAATTCGCGCAGCCACCAATGGCGGTGTGGAATTCGCAATTGAAACTGCTGGTGCAGTGCCTGCTATGCAGACTGCATTCGCTATCACGCGTCGCGGTGGCACTACCGTCACGGCGGGTCTGCCTCATCCGGAGCACCATTTTTCTTTCCCACATGTCCTGCTCACCGCTGAAGAACGAACCATCAAGGGGTCTTATGTAGGAAGCTGCGTTCCGGCACGCGACATCCCTCGTTTTATCGAGCTGTATAAGCAAGGTCGCTTACCGGTCAACCGGCTTCTGACTGATCGCTTGCGTCTTGAGGACATTAATGAAGGATTTGACCGCCTGGATCGCGGTGAGGTTTCACGGCTTGTTGTCATGATGTAA
- a CDS encoding acyl-CoA dehydrogenase: protein MDFAFSDRVKEYQERLLRFMEEVVYPAERIYVEQLRDSPTRWVVPPVMEEMKAKAKEAGLWNLFLPDSDKGAGLKNLEYAPLCEIMGRSPIAPEVFNCSAPDTGNMEVLERYGTEEQKEKWLIPLLNGEIRSCFSMTEPDVASSDATNIQTTIRRDGDEYVINGRKWWSSGAGDPRCKVAIVMGKSNPDAPKHQQHSMIIVPLDTPGVRIERMLPVFGYDDAPHGHAEITYDNVRVPASNIIWGEGKGFAIAQGRLGPGRIHHCMRLIGAAERALELMVRRVKERVAFGKPLSEQGVIREWIADSRIEIEQARLLTLKAAYMMDTVGNKVAKKEIAMIKVVAPNMALKVIDRAIQAFGAAGVSEDFPLAFMWTNARTLRLADGPDEVHRRAIARLELSGE, encoded by the coding sequence ATGGATTTCGCGTTTTCCGATCGGGTGAAGGAGTATCAAGAGCGGTTGCTTCGCTTTATGGAGGAGGTGGTGTACCCGGCAGAAAGGATCTATGTGGAACAGCTACGGGATAGCCCAACGCGGTGGGTCGTCCCGCCGGTGATGGAGGAAATGAAGGCGAAAGCCAAGGAGGCCGGATTGTGGAATCTGTTTCTGCCGGATAGCGACAAAGGGGCGGGTTTAAAAAACTTGGAGTATGCTCCCCTGTGCGAAATCATGGGCCGCTCCCCCATCGCTCCCGAGGTGTTTAACTGCTCCGCCCCGGATACGGGCAACATGGAGGTCTTGGAGCGCTATGGGACCGAGGAGCAGAAGGAGAAGTGGCTTATTCCCCTGTTAAACGGGGAGATCCGATCGTGCTTCTCCATGACGGAACCCGATGTAGCTTCTTCAGATGCCACCAACATCCAGACCACGATCCGTCGCGACGGGGACGAGTATGTGATCAACGGGCGGAAGTGGTGGTCCTCCGGTGCCGGTGACCCCCGGTGCAAAGTGGCCATCGTGATGGGTAAGAGCAATCCTGATGCGCCCAAGCACCAACAGCATTCGATGATCATCGTCCCCCTGGATACCCCGGGAGTGCGCATCGAGCGAATGCTGCCGGTGTTTGGTTATGATGACGCCCCCCACGGTCACGCGGAGATCACCTACGACAACGTGCGCGTGCCGGCCTCCAACATCATCTGGGGAGAAGGCAAGGGGTTTGCTATCGCCCAGGGGCGCTTGGGACCGGGACGGATCCATCACTGTATGCGCCTGATCGGGGCGGCGGAGCGCGCCTTGGAACTGATGGTTCGCCGCGTCAAAGAGCGGGTTGCATTTGGCAAGCCCTTGTCGGAGCAAGGGGTGATCCGGGAGTGGATCGCCGACTCCAGGATCGAGATCGAACAAGCTCGTCTGTTGACACTGAAAGCGGCGTATATGATGGATACCGTGGGCAACAAGGTGGCGAAAAAGGAGATCGCCATGATCAAAGTGGTCGCTCCCAACATGGCTCTCAAAGTGATAGATCGTGCGATTCAGGCTTTCGGTGCTGCCGGTGTCAGCGAAGATTTCCCCCTCGCCTTCATGTGGACCAATGCCCGCACCCTGCGTTTGGCCGATGGCCCCGACGAGGTGCATCGCCGGGCCATAGCCCGCCTGGAGCTCAGTGGTGAGTGA
- a CDS encoding ABC transporter ATP-binding protein: protein MLTIEGLYGRYGDVTVLHDISLTVERGSFVSVVGVNGAGKTSLMKSIMGVEIKTHGKIRLEGEDISNWPTHRRVEAGITMVPEGRRLFPYMSVKENLEMGSYPSRSRKYRREGFDFVYSLLPKLKEREKQPAGSLSGGEQQMVALGRALMSRPRLLLLDEPFLGLAPIVVRQIRSLIPKLKNQGITLLMVEQNVASSLGESDWGYVMVNGSLVFEGKADDLLRSRDLHGVYLGV, encoded by the coding sequence ATGCTCACAATTGAGGGACTCTACGGTCGTTATGGGGACGTGACTGTGCTGCACGACATCTCCTTGACGGTGGAGCGGGGATCGTTTGTCAGCGTGGTGGGGGTCAACGGGGCTGGGAAGACCTCTTTGATGAAATCGATCATGGGTGTGGAGATCAAAACCCACGGCAAAATCCGGCTGGAAGGAGAAGACATCTCCAACTGGCCCACCCATCGACGGGTGGAAGCCGGTATTACCATGGTTCCGGAGGGGCGTCGGCTTTTCCCCTACATGTCTGTGAAGGAGAACTTGGAAATGGGATCGTATCCTTCCCGTTCCCGCAAGTATCGCAGAGAAGGTTTTGATTTCGTTTACTCTCTCCTTCCGAAGTTAAAAGAGCGGGAAAAGCAGCCGGCTGGATCCTTGAGCGGCGGTGAACAGCAGATGGTGGCATTGGGAAGGGCGCTTATGTCCAGGCCCCGTCTGTTGCTATTGGATGAGCCGTTTCTGGGGCTGGCACCGATCGTGGTGCGGCAAATTCGGTCGTTGATACCCAAACTGAAAAACCAAGGAATTACGCTTTTGATGGTGGAACAAAATGTCGCCTCTTCTCTGGGAGAATCCGACTGGGGGTATGTGATGGTCAACGGCTCCCTGGTGTTCGAAGGCAAAGCGGATGATCTCCTTCGCAGCCGGGATTTGCACGGTGTTTACTTGGGAGTTTAA
- a CDS encoding phosphotriesterase family protein, with product MANVVNTVRGPIAAEELGKTLIHEHIVFGYPGFDGDVTLGGFDRETALQKGIEVVEKAKAHGVKTIVDATPNDCGRNPELLKEISERTGVNIVCSTGYYYEGEGAPNYFKFRNLVSDVEQEIYEMFIKEITEGIGKTGIKAGVIKLASSKNAITDYEQMFFRAAAKAQQETGVPIITHTQEGTMGPEQAEFLVSEGADPSRILIGHMDGNTDVGYHIRVLQTGCSVGFDRMGIQGFVGMPMDSEKLVVLLGLINAGYEKQIFLSHDTVNVWLGRPPVWPDQLAKLLENWHITHVFDNIIPQLKEKGVTEEQIDQIMVKNPARMFGVHTKVEV from the coding sequence ATGGCAAATGTGGTGAACACCGTTCGTGGGCCGATCGCTGCGGAGGAATTGGGCAAAACCTTGATCCATGAACATATTGTCTTTGGTTACCCCGGCTTTGACGGCGATGTCACCTTAGGGGGGTTCGACAGGGAGACGGCCCTGCAGAAAGGGATCGAGGTGGTAGAAAAGGCAAAAGCGCACGGTGTGAAGACCATCGTGGATGCCACTCCCAACGACTGTGGCCGGAACCCCGAATTATTAAAGGAGATTTCCGAGCGGACGGGGGTCAACATCGTCTGTTCCACCGGGTACTACTACGAAGGCGAAGGAGCACCCAACTACTTTAAGTTCCGCAATTTGGTGTCGGATGTGGAGCAGGAAATCTACGAGATGTTCATCAAGGAGATTACCGAGGGGATCGGCAAAACCGGCATCAAAGCCGGTGTAATCAAGCTGGCCTCCAGCAAGAACGCCATCACTGATTACGAGCAGATGTTCTTCCGGGCGGCGGCAAAAGCGCAACAGGAGACGGGGGTACCCATCATCACCCACACTCAGGAAGGGACCATGGGACCGGAGCAGGCGGAGTTCCTCGTTTCCGAAGGGGCGGATCCCAGTCGCATCCTCATCGGCCACATGGACGGAAACACCGATGTGGGCTACCACATCCGCGTGCTGCAGACGGGCTGTTCCGTCGGCTTTGACCGCATGGGCATCCAGGGATTTGTTGGGATGCCGATGGATTCCGAGAAGCTCGTTGTCCTGTTGGGACTGATCAATGCAGGCTACGAGAAGCAGATCTTCCTTTCCCATGACACGGTGAATGTCTGGTTGGGCCGTCCCCCGGTTTGGCCGGATCAGTTGGCTAAATTGCTGGAAAACTGGCATATAACCCACGTATTTGACAACATTATTCCGCAGCTGAAGGAAAAAGGGGTTACCGAGGAGCAGATCGATCAAATCATGGTGAAAAACCCGGCGCGGATGTTCGGCGTTCACACCAAGGTGGAAGTGTAG
- a CDS encoding SDR family NAD(P)-dependent oxidoreductase, whose protein sequence is MRLKDKVAIVTGGAKGIGSAAAKELAREGAKVVVADLDRANGERTVAEIEAEGGCARFFRADTSLYDSVKELVQDTLHHFGKLDIMFNNAGVVNRRVSLLDLPVDEYHRTVDVNQHGVFYGIKAAGKAMKENGGVIINTASIYGFIADRKYFPYHTSKSAVVMMTKVAALELAPYNIRVVAIAPGLVDTEIVQPLKERSEVWQAVEKAQMRGRAANPVEVAKVVSFLASDDASFVNGSVLFVDDGAAAFKR, encoded by the coding sequence ATGCGGTTAAAGGATAAAGTGGCGATCGTCACCGGCGGGGCAAAGGGGATCGGAAGCGCCGCCGCCAAAGAGCTGGCCCGGGAGGGAGCCAAGGTGGTTGTGGCGGATCTCGACCGTGCCAACGGGGAGCGGACAGTGGCTGAGATTGAAGCGGAAGGAGGATGCGCACGCTTCTTCCGGGCAGACACCTCTCTATACGACAGCGTGAAAGAGTTGGTTCAGGATACGCTCCACCACTTTGGCAAGTTGGACATCATGTTCAACAACGCCGGCGTCGTCAACCGGCGTGTGTCTCTTTTGGATTTGCCGGTGGATGAATATCACCGTACCGTGGACGTCAATCAGCACGGGGTTTTCTATGGCATCAAGGCGGCGGGAAAGGCGATGAAGGAAAACGGAGGTGTCATTATCAATACCGCCTCCATTTACGGCTTTATCGCCGACCGTAAATATTTTCCCTATCATACCAGCAAGAGCGCCGTCGTGATGATGACCAAAGTGGCTGCCTTGGAGCTGGCACCCTACAACATCCGCGTCGTAGCCATCGCTCCGGGATTGGTGGATACGGAGATTGTCCAGCCGTTGAAAGAGCGCTCCGAAGTTTGGCAAGCGGTGGAAAAAGCGCAAATGCGCGGAAGGGCGGCAAATCCCGTGGAAGTGGCTAAGGTGGTGTCCTTTCTCGCCAGCGATGACGCTTCCTTTGTCAACGGATCCGTCCTGTTTGTGGACGACGGGGCGGCCGCCTTTAAACGATGA
- a CDS encoding enoyl-CoA hydratase/isomerase family protein codes for MSEKKTILTETADGMGIITINRPEVRNALNSQVIREMREVLQEWRENDQVRLVVFTGAGERSFAAGADIAQLNRRTFQDGLAGGLQGLYDEIEMYEKPTIAAVNGYALGGGCELAMACDLRIAQENAKFGLPELNLSIIPGAGGTQRLARLVGKGRAMDMILTGSVIDAREAERIGLVSRVVSQGQLMEEVRKVADAILSKGPLAVRLAKMVVHTGFETDQRTGLILEKLAQSLLYTTEDMREGTAAFLEKRKPRFKGR; via the coding sequence ATGTCGGAAAAGAAAACGATCCTGACGGAAACTGCAGATGGAATGGGAATCATCACGATCAACCGTCCGGAAGTGCGGAATGCCTTGAACTCACAGGTCATTCGGGAGATGAGGGAGGTTCTTCAGGAATGGCGGGAAAACGATCAGGTCCGGTTGGTGGTGTTTACCGGGGCAGGTGAGCGGTCTTTTGCCGCCGGAGCGGACATCGCCCAACTGAACCGACGAACCTTTCAAGACGGATTGGCTGGGGGATTGCAGGGTTTATATGATGAGATCGAGATGTACGAGAAACCGACCATCGCTGCGGTTAACGGTTATGCGTTGGGGGGAGGGTGTGAGTTGGCCATGGCGTGCGATCTGCGGATAGCGCAGGAGAATGCCAAGTTCGGCCTTCCGGAGCTCAATTTGTCCATCATTCCGGGAGCGGGCGGAACCCAGCGGTTGGCCCGTCTGGTTGGAAAAGGACGGGCGATGGATATGATCTTGACGGGCTCCGTGATCGATGCCCGGGAAGCGGAACGGATCGGTCTGGTATCCCGGGTGGTCAGCCAAGGGCAGCTGATGGAGGAGGTGCGAAAAGTAGCCGACGCGATCCTTTCCAAAGGTCCCTTGGCGGTCAGGTTGGCGAAGATGGTGGTTCATACCGGCTTTGAAACGGATCAGCGAACGGGATTGATCCTTGAAAAGTTGGCCCAGTCCCTCTTATACACGACGGAAGACATGCGAGAAGGCACCGCCGCGTTTCTGGAAAAACGAAAGCCTCGTTTCAAAGGACGTTAA